The following coding sequences are from one Methanococcoides orientis window:
- the fpoJ gene encoding F420H2 dehydrogenase subunit FpoJ, translating into MTNERPTIMDSIVHQFNPKRQILRLLDMEVPSVETILKSFTRMIIAGLFLAVVLVSLYGTGWTTVEQLPQNIADPSNIKGLGVLIFTDFVIPFEILSVVLLSSLIGAIYLAKGDDN; encoded by the coding sequence ATGACTAACGAACGTCCAACTATTATGGATTCAATTGTCCATCAATTCAACCCAAAGAGGCAGATCTTGAGGTTGTTGGATATGGAGGTTCCTTCAGTCGAGACCATCCTTAAGTCATTTACAAGGATGATCATTGCAGGCTTGTTCCTTGCAGTGGTACTTGTTTCACTTTATGGTACAGGATGGACAACTGTTGAACAGCTTCCCCAGAATATCGCTGATCCAAGTAACATCAAAGGATTGGGTGTCCTTATCTTTACAGACTTTGTGATACCATTCGAGATCCTTTCTGTAGTGTTACTTTCCTCACTGATAGGTGCCATCTATCTGGCAAAAGGAGATGATAACTGA
- the fpoH gene encoding F420H2 dehydrogenase subunit FpoH has protein sequence MSAESIDIIFNPWLRTLLGLCLIGAVFGGAMLVVWFERKLSGDIQFRLGPKYVGPFGIFQLVADAIKLMTKEDLIPSKADKLLFVSAPIALMGSVFMMLVAIPFGAVVINGVEYPIVATEMDISLLYIEAVSSISIIGAFMYAYSSNNKYSLLGAFRNFARMIGYEVPLGITMVSIAIMVGSLNIVEIAQAQSPIWFIFLQPLGFLVFFVALMADMGRLPFDQNESEEELVAGWITEYSGMRFGLGFFAEYIHLILGSMLVVLLFLGGWNLPAFLTNITILGIFLPTIYFLLKVALVILTIIMLRWAVPRFRIDQVVDLSWKRLLPLSLLNLGWAIMLGIYLGA, from the coding sequence ATGTCAGCAGAAAGTATTGATATTATATTCAACCCCTGGCTCCGTACTTTACTTGGCCTCTGTTTGATCGGCGCGGTTTTCGGCGGTGCAATGTTAGTTGTATGGTTCGAGCGTAAACTATCAGGTGATATCCAGTTCAGGCTTGGTCCTAAATATGTAGGTCCTTTTGGTATTTTCCAGCTTGTTGCTGATGCTATCAAACTGATGACCAAAGAAGATCTGATCCCTTCAAAAGCTGATAAGTTGCTTTTCGTTTCTGCACCTATCGCTCTTATGGGATCCGTATTCATGATGCTTGTCGCAATACCATTCGGTGCTGTTGTCATTAATGGCGTAGAGTACCCGATCGTGGCAACTGAGATGGATATCAGTCTTCTTTACATTGAAGCGGTATCTTCTATCTCTATTATCGGTGCGTTCATGTATGCATACAGTTCAAACAACAAGTACTCACTTCTGGGTGCTTTCAGGAACTTTGCAAGGATGATCGGATACGAGGTTCCACTCGGTATCACTATGGTAAGTATAGCTATCATGGTAGGTTCACTGAACATTGTTGAGATAGCACAGGCACAGAGCCCGATCTGGTTCATATTCCTTCAACCTCTTGGTTTCCTTGTCTTCTTCGTTGCTTTGATGGCCGATATGGGGCGTCTTCCATTCGACCAGAACGAGTCTGAAGAAGAACTGGTAGCAGGTTGGATCACTGAATACAGTGGTATGAGATTCGGTCTTGGTTTCTTTGCAGAATATATTCACCTGATCCTTGGTTCAATGCTTGTTGTACTATTGTTCCTCGGCGGATGGAATTTACCTGCATTCCTGACCAACATCACTATCCTGGGAATTTTCCTTCCAACAATATACTTCTTGTTGAAGGTTGCTCTTGTCATTTTGACGATCATCATGCTAAGATGGGCAGTTCCAAGGTTCAGGATCGATCAGGTTGTTGACCTTAGCTGGAAAAGACTTCTCCCATTATCATTATTGAACCTTGGATGGGCAATAATGTTGGGTATTTACCTGGGAGCGTGA
- the fpoK gene encoding F420H2 dehydrogenase subunit FpoK, which translates to MIPLNWYLGLSAIVFSIGLYGFMSHKSGIRMLMCVELMLNSANINLVAFSSYNDDMTGQVFALFSIALAAAEAAVGFAILMSIYRMRDMINVDKLNILRW; encoded by the coding sequence ATGATTCCGTTAAACTGGTATCTTGGTCTTTCAGCTATCGTGTTCTCCATAGGTCTCTATGGATTTATGTCACATAAGAGCGGTATCAGGATGCTTATGTGTGTGGAACTTATGTTAAATTCCGCAAACATAAACCTGGTCGCCTTCTCAAGTTACAACGATGACATGACAGGGCAGGTATTTGCACTGTTCTCTATTGCACTGGCTGCAGCAGAAGCAGCTGTCGGATTTGCAATACTCATGTCAATTTACAGGATGCGAGATATGATCAATGTTGATAAACTTAACATACTGAGGTGGTAA
- the fpoN gene encoding F(420)H(2) dehydrogenase subunit N yields the protein MVDLMLLAPEITLLVTGLTVLLLGLFLSAQSKKILGYIATLGCLVAFALTLNSFGTTAVMFSNSLSIDALSQFFKLVFLTVATLVSIASIKYTDGNDHADEYYVLVLFATIGMMMVASANDLMVLFVAFELASLATYGLAGFEKKNPASTEAAMKYFMIGSLSAALLLLGIGYVYGATGTTNIPEVAQNIGLLASSPMGILSLVLLIAGFGFKIALVPFHMWAPDTYQGAPSVVSALLAAGSKKMGFVAAFKVFITGLIALQADWQMAFAILAVITMTYGNIVALSQTSVKRMLAYSSLAQAGYISIAFVVMTPMALTGGILYALSHGFMKAGAFIATAAVVYMATSENKDILKADHLDSFKGLGKRMPITALCLTIFVMALAGIPPTAGFMSKFVLFSSTIESGLVWLAVIAILNSALSLYYYARVVRYMYAMPAEGERVSEPAPYVVALLLAVVGVLAIGFWPEPFVNMAMEAAKVLIPGGI from the coding sequence ATGGTAGATCTAATGTTACTCGCACCTGAAATAACGCTCCTGGTAACAGGACTTACTGTATTGCTGTTAGGATTATTCCTTTCAGCTCAATCTAAGAAAATACTCGGATACATAGCAACACTTGGTTGTCTTGTTGCCTTTGCTCTGACACTCAACAGCTTTGGCACCACTGCAGTCATGTTCTCGAACTCACTGAGCATTGATGCACTATCACAGTTCTTCAAGCTCGTGTTCCTTACAGTTGCGACACTTGTGTCCATAGCATCCATCAAATACACTGATGGCAACGATCATGCTGATGAGTACTATGTACTCGTGCTCTTCGCAACCATCGGTATGATGATGGTAGCATCAGCAAATGATCTCATGGTGCTCTTCGTTGCATTCGAGCTTGCAAGTCTTGCAACATATGGTCTTGCAGGTTTCGAGAAGAAGAACCCTGCATCCACAGAAGCTGCAATGAAGTACTTCATGATCGGATCCCTTTCAGCTGCTCTACTGCTGCTCGGTATCGGATATGTTTACGGTGCAACAGGGACAACTAACATTCCTGAAGTTGCCCAGAACATCGGTCTGCTGGCAAGTAGTCCAATGGGAATTCTTTCCCTCGTACTGCTCATTGCAGGATTTGGTTTCAAGATCGCTCTTGTTCCATTCCACATGTGGGCACCTGACACATATCAGGGTGCACCTTCCGTGGTATCTGCACTTCTGGCAGCCGGCTCCAAGAAGATGGGTTTTGTTGCAGCTTTCAAGGTCTTTATCACAGGTCTTATCGCCCTTCAGGCAGACTGGCAGATGGCATTTGCTATCCTCGCAGTTATCACAATGACATACGGTAACATCGTGGCTCTGTCCCAGACCAGTGTAAAGCGCATGCTTGCATACTCATCCCTTGCTCAGGCAGGATACATTTCAATTGCATTTGTGGTCATGACCCCAATGGCATTGACTGGTGGTATACTCTATGCACTCTCACACGGCTTTATGAAGGCAGGAGCTTTCATTGCAACAGCTGCTGTGGTCTACATGGCAACATCAGAGAACAAGGATATACTGAAAGCTGATCATCTTGACAGCTTCAAAGGTCTTGGTAAGAGAATGCCTATAACCGCACTCTGTCTGACCATCTTTGTAATGGCATTGGCCGGTATCCCGCCAACAGCAGGTTTCATGAGCAAATTTGTCCTGTTCTCATCAACAATTGAATCAGGACTTGTCTGGCTTGCAGTGATCGCTATCCTTAACAGCGCACTTTCACTGTATTACTACGCAAGAGTTGTCAGGTACATGTATGCTATGCCAGCAGAGGGTGAGAGGGTATCAGAACCAGCGCCATATGTCGTTGCACTTCTCCTTGCTGTTGTAGGTGTACTGGCAATTGGCTTCTGGCCGGAACCATTTGTGAACATGGCAATGGAAGCTGCAAAAGTTTTGATCCCAGGAGGAATTTAA
- the fpoI gene encoding F420H2 dehydrogenase subunit FpoI, with amino-acid sequence MVLKNIARAVKNIYKPPITRRYPEVPSELPDRFRGLQKLDKSKCIGCGICANTCPNSAIKIVRARVSPDSDKTRWFPAIDIGHCLFCGLCIDQCPHGALSSTKVYTTGVIRWTHEELLYTPDMLAREVPVGENGE; translated from the coding sequence ATGGTATTGAAAAATATTGCTAGAGCTGTTAAGAACATCTACAAGCCCCCTATTACCAGAAGGTATCCTGAGGTCCCCTCTGAGTTGCCTGACAGGTTCAGAGGGCTTCAAAAACTTGATAAAAGTAAATGTATAGGCTGTGGAATTTGTGCTAATACCTGCCCTAACAGTGCGATAAAGATCGTAAGGGCGAGGGTTAGTCCGGACAGTGATAAGACAAGGTGGTTCCCTGCCATCGATATTGGTCACTGCCTGTTCTGCGGTCTTTGTATTGATCAATGTCCACATGGTGCTCTTTCAAGCACAAAGGTCTACACCACAGGTGTGATCAGGTGGACTCATGAGGAATTACTGTATACCCCGGACATGCTGGCACGTGAGGTTCCGGTAGGGGAGAATGGTGAGTGA
- a CDS encoding methytransferase partner Trm112 produces the protein MKKDLMDILACPICKGDLVLNISKEDEKEIISGTLYCSKCNEYFPIEDGIPNMLPPELRE, from the coding sequence ATGAAGAAAGATCTCATGGATATTCTGGCATGTCCTATCTGTAAAGGTGATCTTGTCCTGAATATTTCAAAAGAAGATGAAAAGGAAATTATCTCTGGAACACTCTATTGCTCAAAATGTAACGAGTATTTCCCTATTGAGGATGGCATTCCTAACATGCTCCCTCCTGAGCTGAGGGAATGA
- a CDS encoding nucleoside recognition domain-containing protein: protein MFDLLLRVLDFAFPIIITIFIGLFGTGFLIEMGLMQKFSRFTEPLFKHTHLPQSCASAFLVSLGSTVAANSMVVKIKDEGCLDDRETMLCAILNSTPAYIREILTYQIPIILPALGPVVGGFYVMVFILSAFVKVSVVIILSRIWFKEHTCSVPKPEKAERPHVKDAIGKAFRRQKRLFTKIAIIYLTMTTLVFALRDRGVFEMFNVLPLADIFGIPPESIIPLTTYVASPILGVSLLGPMISDGGISHLQAMIVLMLGSMFMLPIFSVRAIIPRYVSIFGPKIGLRIVAFSTGMSMLVRFILLIVLLSIARI from the coding sequence ATGTTCGACCTGCTTTTAAGGGTGCTTGATTTTGCATTCCCCATAATAATCACCATATTTATAGGACTTTTTGGAACAGGCTTCCTTATTGAGATGGGGCTTATGCAAAAGTTCTCAAGGTTCACAGAACCTCTTTTCAAGCATACTCACCTCCCACAATCCTGTGCATCTGCGTTCCTTGTATCACTTGGATCAACCGTCGCAGCGAACAGCATGGTTGTGAAAATTAAGGACGAAGGATGTCTGGATGATCGTGAAACAATGCTTTGTGCGATCCTGAACAGCACGCCTGCATACATAAGAGAGATATTGACCTACCAGATCCCTATCATACTGCCTGCACTGGGACCTGTTGTAGGTGGATTCTATGTGATGGTATTCATACTCAGTGCCTTTGTGAAGGTATCTGTTGTCATCATCCTGAGCAGGATCTGGTTCAAAGAACACACGTGTTCAGTACCTAAGCCTGAAAAAGCAGAACGTCCGCATGTAAAAGATGCTATTGGAAAAGCATTCAGAAGGCAGAAGCGTCTATTCACAAAGATAGCTATTATTTACCTGACAATGACAACTTTGGTCTTTGCTTTAAGGGACAGAGGAGTCTTTGAGATGTTCAACGTCCTCCCACTTGCAGACATTTTCGGCATACCACCAGAGAGTATAATCCCCCTTACAACATATGTCGCAAGTCCTATCCTTGGAGTATCACTGCTTGGACCTATGATCAGTGATGGAGGAATATCACACCTGCAGGCAATGATAGTACTGATGCTTGGAAGCATGTTCATGCTACCAATCTTCAGTGTCAGGGCAATAATTCCACGTTACGTCTCTATTTTTGGACCAAAGATCGGATTGAGGATCGTAGCATTTTCGACTGGAATGAGCATGCTTGTAAGATTCATACTTTTGATCGTATTGTTATCCATAGCAAGGATCTGA
- the fpoM gene encoding F(420)H(2) dehydrogenase subunit M has protein sequence MLPILSLIVLIPILFSAVTFLTKTKEQARISALVGTLITLVLTLYMYFSFDSTTAAMQFEEMANWIPSLGISYHLGVDGVSMPLILLNAIVIPLLIVYTWDDVRSAPNRFYGLILAMQGAVIGVFVSLDFFIFYIFWELTLVPLFFMVNIWGGSNKKHAAIKFFIYTHVASLVMLLGIFGLYFNAWSLTGSPNMDMAHLISQFQFFESGILRDAIFLALLFGFIVKLPVVPFHSWLPDAYSEAPTAGSVLFILLKIGGYGLFRVMLPMLPFTATPSLMITIMGALGAVSILYGAFLALAQKDLKRMIAYSSISHMGYVTLGCAGLVSLSVSGAMFQQFSHGLIMSILFMSCGVIQTSTGTRIINDLGGLAQKMPKLTVIMVLGFMASLGLPGLTGFIAEFLVLTFSFINVPIYVIIALLAIVITAAYHLWALQRAMFGTFNEKLGEIVDISSYQTLSMGIIALLVLYFGLNPSPVLDMMITNSEKIVSLMAVMGV, from the coding sequence ATGTTACCAATATTATCTTTGATCGTGCTGATACCAATTTTATTTTCAGCAGTAACATTCTTAACAAAAACAAAGGAACAGGCAAGGATATCCGCTTTAGTGGGTACTCTCATCACGCTGGTCCTGACCCTCTACATGTATTTCTCATTCGACAGTACGACCGCAGCTATGCAGTTCGAGGAAATGGCAAACTGGATCCCATCCCTGGGAATCAGCTATCACCTTGGTGTTGATGGCGTTTCAATGCCTCTCATACTGCTCAATGCTATCGTCATCCCGCTGTTGATCGTATATACATGGGATGATGTCAGATCAGCTCCTAACAGATTCTATGGTCTGATACTTGCAATGCAGGGAGCAGTCATTGGTGTTTTCGTATCACTTGACTTCTTCATATTCTACATCTTCTGGGAACTTACCCTTGTACCATTGTTCTTCATGGTCAATATCTGGGGTGGCTCCAACAAGAAGCATGCAGCTATCAAGTTCTTCATCTACACTCACGTTGCATCTCTTGTGATGCTTCTGGGTATCTTTGGACTGTACTTCAACGCATGGTCACTTACCGGTTCCCCGAACATGGACATGGCTCACCTGATCAGCCAGTTCCAGTTCTTTGAATCCGGAATTCTCAGGGATGCAATATTCCTTGCATTGCTCTTTGGATTCATTGTAAAGCTTCCTGTAGTTCCATTCCACTCCTGGTTACCGGATGCATATTCCGAGGCACCAACAGCAGGCAGTGTACTATTCATCCTGCTTAAGATCGGTGGATATGGTCTGTTCAGGGTAATGCTTCCAATGTTGCCATTCACAGCAACCCCAAGCCTTATGATAACTATCATGGGAGCTCTTGGTGCAGTGAGCATCCTTTACGGTGCATTCCTTGCACTTGCACAGAAGGACCTGAAGAGAATGATCGCATACTCCAGTATCAGTCACATGGGATACGTTACCCTTGGTTGCGCTGGTCTTGTGAGTCTTTCAGTATCCGGTGCAATGTTCCAGCAGTTCTCACACGGGTTGATCATGAGCATTCTGTTCATGTCATGCGGAGTGATCCAGACTTCAACAGGTACAAGGATCATCAATGACCTTGGTGGTCTGGCACAGAAGATGCCAAAGCTCACAGTGATAATGGTACTCGGTTTCATGGCATCACTTGGTTTGCCAGGACTGACCGGTTTCATTGCAGAGTTCCTTGTGCTGACATTCAGTTTCATTAATGTGCCAATCTATGTGATCATTGCACTGCTGGCTATCGTGATTACAGCTGCATATCACCTGTGGGCATTGCAAAGGGCAATGTTCGGTACTTTCAATGAGAAGCTTGGTGAGATCGTGGACATCTCGTCCTACCAGACACTGTCCATGGGAATAATCGCCCTGCTTGTACTGTACTTTGGACTGAACCCAAGTCCGGTGCTGGATATGATGATAACGAATTCAGAAAAGATCGTCAGCCTTATGGCTGTAATGGGGGTGTGA
- a CDS encoding NADH-quinone oxidoreductase subunit J, with translation MTGIIEGAIFAIVALVLISLAILTIVSRDIVRAALALVLSMFTVAIVYIMLNAQFLGVVQILVYVGAIGVLILFAVMLTKKNMGSENND, from the coding sequence ATGACAGGTATAATCGAAGGTGCCATCTTTGCTATTGTCGCTCTTGTATTGATCTCTTTAGCGATACTGACAATAGTTTCAAGGGACATAGTACGTGCAGCACTTGCTCTCGTTCTCTCAATGTTCACAGTGGCTATCGTATACATTATGCTCAATGCACAGTTCCTGGGTGTTGTCCAGATCCTTGTGTATGTAGGAGCAATTGGAGTTCTGATACTCTTCGCAGTTATGTTGACTAAGAAGAATATGGGAAGTGAGAACAATGACTAA
- the fpoL gene encoding F420H2 dehydrogenase subunit FpoL, whose translation MAMENLAFLIPLLPALAFVLTFFLGKKLPSGGAIIPIVAIAISCVISLAITVGLLQNPENVVTQSVHWFAILNLGILIDPLAAVMLSMVTFVSLLIHIYAVGYMSHDPAKPRYFAETALFTAAMLGLILSDNILQLFICWELVGLSSYLLIGFWFHKPGAASAAKKAFLTTRIGDVMFLAGIVLLFSDIFTVYNGILPEGVYVLQFSEMFHLIPDLVAINSTILGMEVSHLTLVTLLFFGGAVGKSGQFPLHVWLPDAMEGPTTVSALIHAATMVTAGVYLVARTFPMFLAAPHSLIIVAIVGAFTALFAATMGIVMNDLKRVLAYSTVSQLGYMVLGLGLGAVVGAEAVGISMFHLINHAFFKALLFLCAGSVIHAVGTHDMRQLGGVGKVMPITFATMTAAALALAGFGIPGTSLGFSGFLSKDPIIESAYLYATETGSWMPYLFAITAAFLTSLYIFRLIFMTFTGKPRTDYGGHESPSSMTVPLAILAVFAVVFGALTRTSFYHFIEENFAHMDIEALAELGGYHLAHHGHEPLLVLWMPLIVAVAGLVIAYLIYNRRVVDMSSIVSRNNPVYKLLYNRYYQHQIFVEIFSIKIIYEGLALAGFYSDKMLDWLVNGTSTLLIEAGDSLRKFQTGVIQHYAAAVVAGVGLLVVLIKLVMEVF comes from the coding sequence ATGGCAATGGAAAACCTTGCATTTTTAATACCACTACTTCCCGCACTTGCCTTTGTGCTTACATTCTTCCTTGGGAAGAAATTGCCATCTGGCGGTGCAATTATTCCGATCGTGGCAATCGCCATTTCATGTGTGATATCACTGGCTATCACTGTGGGTCTGTTGCAGAACCCTGAGAATGTTGTTACTCAGTCAGTTCACTGGTTCGCAATACTCAATCTCGGAATACTGATCGACCCGCTTGCAGCGGTAATGCTTTCAATGGTCACTTTTGTGAGCCTGCTTATCCACATCTATGCTGTGGGTTACATGTCACACGACCCTGCTAAGCCAAGGTACTTTGCAGAGACCGCTCTCTTCACAGCAGCTATGCTTGGTCTGATCCTTTCAGACAACATCCTTCAGCTGTTCATTTGCTGGGAGCTTGTGGGTCTTAGCTCATACCTGCTTATCGGATTCTGGTTCCATAAACCTGGAGCAGCATCTGCTGCAAAGAAAGCATTCCTGACAACCAGGATTGGAGATGTTATGTTCCTTGCAGGTATTGTCCTGCTATTCTCAGACATATTTACAGTATACAATGGAATACTTCCGGAAGGCGTATACGTCCTTCAGTTCAGTGAAATGTTCCATTTGATCCCGGATCTTGTTGCTATTAATTCAACGATACTGGGTATGGAAGTAAGTCACCTGACACTTGTTACACTGTTGTTCTTCGGTGGTGCAGTTGGTAAGTCAGGTCAGTTCCCGCTTCATGTGTGGCTGCCTGATGCAATGGAAGGTCCAACGACCGTTTCAGCTCTTATCCACGCAGCAACAATGGTTACAGCTGGTGTCTATCTTGTAGCACGTACCTTCCCAATGTTCCTTGCAGCACCTCATTCATTGATCATCGTTGCTATCGTTGGTGCTTTCACTGCACTGTTCGCAGCAACAATGGGTATCGTAATGAACGATCTTAAGAGAGTGCTTGCTTATTCAACTGTCAGTCAGCTTGGATATATGGTTCTTGGTCTTGGTCTTGGTGCAGTAGTTGGTGCAGAAGCTGTTGGAATTTCAATGTTCCACCTCATCAACCATGCATTCTTCAAGGCATTGCTCTTCCTCTGTGCAGGAAGCGTTATCCACGCTGTTGGTACACATGATATGAGACAGCTTGGTGGCGTAGGCAAGGTCATGCCGATCACATTCGCTACAATGACCGCTGCAGCACTTGCGCTTGCAGGTTTCGGTATTCCAGGTACAAGCCTCGGATTCAGTGGTTTCCTCAGTAAGGATCCAATAATCGAGTCTGCATATCTGTATGCAACAGAAACCGGTAGCTGGATGCCCTACCTCTTTGCTATTACAGCAGCATTCCTTACATCCCTGTATATCTTCAGGTTAATTTTCATGACCTTTACAGGAAAACCAAGGACAGATTATGGCGGGCATGAGTCCCCTTCATCAATGACAGTGCCTCTGGCTATTCTTGCAGTGTTTGCAGTCGTTTTCGGTGCACTGACCAGAACTTCGTTCTATCATTTCATTGAAGAGAACTTTGCTCACATGGATATCGAAGCACTTGCAGAGCTTGGCGGATACCATCTCGCACACCACGGACACGAACCACTTCTTGTTCTCTGGATGCCTCTGATCGTTGCAGTCGCAGGTCTTGTAATTGCTTACCTGATCTATAACAGGAGAGTAGTTGACATGAGCAGTATCGTTTCAAGGAACAACCCTGTTTACAAGTTGCTCTACAACAGGTACTATCAACACCAGATCTTTGTTGAGATCTTCTCTATAAAGATAATCTATGAGGGCTTAGCACTCGCAGGTTTCTACTCAGACAAGATGCTGGATTGGCTTGTCAATGGTACCAGTACTTTGCTTATCGAGGCAGGTGACTCCCTGAGGAAATTCCAGACAGGTGTCATACAGCACTATGCAGCAGCAGTTGTTGCAGGTGTAGGACTACTGGTCGTTCTGATCAAGTTGGTCATGGAGGTCTTCTAA
- a CDS encoding F420H2 dehydrogenase subunit FpoO — translation MADCDLCGVAIPTVCPVKVFSPKFENSYPEGVWKGLCGGCLEKAKQAYDEATESKAAGTFGKCDLCGTKAQLQDVEVDIPSFSKGYEIERKKICMKCLEQSSEAYENKDELLGEHH, via the coding sequence ATGGCAGATTGTGATCTTTGCGGAGTAGCAATTCCCACAGTATGCCCGGTAAAGGTGTTCTCGCCAAAGTTCGAGAACTCCTATCCTGAAGGCGTATGGAAAGGTCTCTGTGGCGGTTGTCTTGAGAAAGCTAAACAGGCTTATGACGAGGCTACCGAAAGCAAAGCTGCAGGTACATTTGGTAAATGTGATCTTTGCGGAACAAAAGCGCAGTTGCAGGATGTTGAGGTAGACATCCCCTCCTTCTCAAAAGGTTATGAGATCGAGAGGAAAAAGATCTGCATGAAATGCCTTGAGCAGAGCAGTGAAGCCTATGAAAATAAGGATGAACTGTTAGGTGAACATCACTAA